In Gossypium raimondii isolate GPD5lz chromosome 12, ASM2569854v1, whole genome shotgun sequence, a single window of DNA contains:
- the LOC128035475 gene encoding uncharacterized mitochondrial protein AtMg00810-like, with translation MDNSKGGVTMISSCVLSMNTGSPIENESEYRSIVGALQYIVITRPEIAFAANRATIDHGVCFTAAPQLSLTSYSDASWGDDLDDRQSTSGFCIFLGGNPVSWGFKKQQAVSRSSVEAEYKSLAHATTEASG, from the exons ATGGATAACTCCAAAGGCGGTGTTACTATGATTTCTTCTTGTGTGTTGTCTATGAATACTGGAAGCCCTATCGAAAATGAGTCTGAATACAGGAGTATAGTGGGTGCACTACAATATATTGTGATCACTAGGCCCGAGATTGCGTTTGCTGCAAACAGG GCCACGATTGATCATGGAGTTTGTTTCACTGCTGCCCCTCAACTTTCTCTTACGAGTTACTCGGATGCCAGCTGGGGTGATGATCTTGATGATAGGCAGTCCACATCAGggttttgtatttttcttggaGGGAACCCGGTCTCATGGGGTTTTAAGAAACAACAAGCGGTGTCTCGTTCTTCTGTAGAAGCAGAATACAAAAGCCTTGCTCATGCTACAACAGAGGCATCTGGTTAG